In Deltaproteobacteria bacterium, the genomic stretch GACCTCCACCGTGCCGCGGCGCTAGGTCCTCCCCGGCACGATGCAGACGGAGCCTCTTTTTGACGAACGTCAGGCCCACACTAAATACCCGGGCGACGTCCACAATCGTCAGTTCCTCTTGTTCGACGGCGGCGACCACGCAGCTTCGGATCTCTTTGGGATAGGGTCTCATGCCGAGTATGATACATGAGATCGCATCCATCTGAAATCTGCTATAAGGCCGGGAATTTCTGACGCAGCAAGGTTTGGTAGCAATTCCTCACCCGTTCTATGACCTTGGCTTCATCAAAGCGTTCTTCCGCTAACCTACGTCCGTTTTGCCCAAACTTTGCAGCCAGTTCAGGGTCGTCCAGCAGATGTTGGATCTTTTCTGCTAAGGCTTGACTGTCCTTTACAGGGACGAGAAACCCGTTGTGACCATCTTGCACTACCTCCCGGCAACCCGAAATATCGCTCGCTACCACGGGTTTGCTCATAGCTGCCGCCTCCATCAGCGTGCGAGGAAATCCTTCACGGTATGACGGGAGAACCACGATATCCATTACAGAATACAATTCAGGCATGTCACGTCTAGACTTCAGGACAACCACATGATCGTCAATCCCTAATTGCTTCAGCATACCGAAATCGACGGGATCGCGTTCGCTCGCCAGGGGCATACCGATGGTAAGAAAAGAGACGCGAGATTGTCCCTCACAGACAAGCTTTGCCGCTTCAAAAAACTCCCGATACCCTTTCTCCCACACATACCGCCCCACCATCCCCACCACCTGATGATCTTCACGGATGCCAATTTCTTGTTTTTTCAGACGAACGTGGTCCGGCGCAAATCGGCGCGCATCGAGCTGGGCGAGGTTAATGCCGTTGCCAAGATAGCTGATACGCGTTGGCGGATAGATTCTTCGCTCCAGGGCGGTGGCGATATCCTCGGAGCTTTGTGAAAGGATGTGATCAGATATACGCCCGGCTATCCGCGCCAGTGTCACCAGCAACCATTGCTTGAGGACACTCATCTGACTGCGGAAGATAAACCCATGATTGGTATATACGACAATGGGGACCCCCGCCAATCGCGCCGCGATTTGGCCAATCAGTTCCATTTTAGGTGTGTGCGTATGTACGATAGCGTATTGCTCGCGACGCATGATCGATAGCAGCTTCCACAAAAGCCTCGCATCAGCAAGCAGCGCGATTTGCCGTTTGGCGCTAATAACATGAACCTTAATGCCCTCATCCTCAAAGGCGGACACCCAAGGCCCATCGCCACAGAGAGCTTGGACTTCGAATCCTTCACTTTGCAGAGCGCGCAATTGCGGCCAGACAAAGAGAAGTCCCAGGTCTACTGTCGCAAGATGTGCGACCTTGAGCCTCGATTTCATAGCATTACAGGGAGAGTATTGCTCTCCAGGGCAAAAACAATCATCCGGGCATGAGATCGTGAAAAAGGTTGACTGTCTCTGTCACCATCCGCTCATTGCTGAAACGCGCCTGAGCCACTGCTTTTGCCTGCCGCCCCATTTCCTTTTTTAGCTCAGCGTTATGGAGAAGCTTTTCCATTGCTTGAGCAAGCTCCTCAGGATTGCCTGGCTGCACTAATATCCCGCTCCTCCCATCCTCGATCTGCTCAACTGTCCCTGCGACACGGCTCGCGATAAGAGGTTTTCCCAGGAACATTGCTTCGAGCACAACACGAGGCAACCCTTCATTCCCCTTGATCTCTACTTCTCTGCCATTGATCCTCTGCCTTTCTGTCTCAACAGAAGGGAGAATGATGATATCCGCGCATTTATAATAATCAATCATATTGTCTTTCCAGCCAAGGAAATGGAAATTCGTCAGATTGTATTTTTTCAGAAGCGACTGGAGATAGGTGTAGTAGCTCTCGTCAGTCTGTTCCCCTATAGCCAGAAAGATCGGCGATTCCATACCGCGCTGGCTCAGGATATGCGCAGCTTCGATAAGATGATGATACCCCTTGAATGGACAGACAGCAGCAGATGTACAGACTATCGGACGACCGTTACGCTCAAAAGGCAGGTCCACAGAGTTGGTCTTGGTACCTGTTCCGCCAGGAATGTCACTCTCGCTGATTCCCGTATAGATCGTCTGACACTTATGACGAAAAACCCGATAAATATGAGAGCGGAGGGCTTCTGAGACAAGAATCATGCGCGAAGGAATCAGTTGGGAGACAAGGCGGTGTATGCGACCAAGCACATGCATTTGCCCTCTCACATGCAAGACACTCGGCCTGCGACTCAACACCGTGCTGAAACCACCCAGTAAAATGGAGCGCGGCGTATTGAAATGCAGAATGTCAATCTTCAGCTCATTCACTAACCTTGCCAGGCTTCTACTGAAAGGGAGAACCTGGGTTGCCAATAATTTGGCGGTCTCCAGTGGAGAAACCTTCAGTAAGGCCTTGTCCGCCACATTCAATACATCCGGGGCAGGAAGCACGATGACGTTCAGTCCGTGACTCCGATAAGCTTCCGAGCAGCGACCTTTGCCAGGAAAGACCACAATCGGGTCGACAGATCTCTCAGGTAATCTTCGCAGTAATGAAAGAAGACTCCGTTGAGACCCTTGCAACCGATAGAATTCAGCGATGAAAAAGAGCAGTCTCATGGGCAAAGCAAGTCGCGGCTGTGAGGACCAGAGTTAAAAAGCAAATCAATCACGGAAAGATTAGGGATGAATGCAGGTTCTGTCGCGAAACCCTGTTCATATACAGGGTGGATAAAGTTTTGCACAATGACCTCTATTCCCGCCTGCCGAAAGTCTTCTCTCTTGAGGTAGGTACTCCCTGTCCGTCCTGAGTAGTAAGCCGACGCTTTGAGTTCTTTACAGATGTTCAGCACCAAATCGGACCTTGTCCCCGATACTCCCACTGTTGAGGAAAGAATCCATTTTTTTTCGATACCTAAGATTTGTGTAGTCAAGTCAAGTGCCGCGATATTCACATCGACAAGTTTCTCCCAAGGCTGTCGATACAAAGCCTCGAAGAGTTGAGCATACAGAGGGAAATATCTCGCCTTAGCGTAACAGGAAACTATCGACTTCCAATGCTTCTGTTGCCAGTGTGTCTCAGAAATTCCGACCTCACTGATTTTCTGTGGAAGTTTATGGATGATGGGGACACTCAACCACTGAGGACCGGAAGAACCTTTAATGCGGGTGCGGTTTTGAAAATCGCCTTTGGAAAATTGCACATCATCGAGCAGGACAAATACCTCCGCACGGATCATCTTTTCAAAATAGCCAATCCAGGGCAGGTATTCCGGTTGATGGATAGCAACGAGCATTGCCGCGCTATTCTCCTCTGCACTGATCAATGATTTGCTTCAGAGCACCAACTACTCTCTCTACCTCTGTCCTGGTGATCGCAGCGTGGAGAGGAAGACAAATCTGCTGACGGAGAGTACGTTCCGCTTTGGGAAACATGCCCTCATGACAACCAAGATGTTTTTGCAACACCGGCTGTAGATGGCAGGGCGGGTCGTAGAGCGATCCGATCTCTATTTGAAAGCGGTCAAGTAAGATGTGGCGAAGCTTTTTCTTGCTGATTTTTTCGTCGAGAAGGACCAGAAACTTGTAATACGCATGGCGGAATGCTTCCGGATATTGGGGAATTTTTACCCAATCCAGACCAGCGAGTTCCATCTTGTACCAAGCGGCGACCTGATTGCGACGGCCCACATTTGCTTCAAGCCTCTGCAATTGATAGATGCCCAAAACCGCGTTGAGTTCGCCCATACACCAATCATTCCCGAAATTAATGACCTGTTCGAGACTCTCCCCCTGCCCATGATGCCGTACCGACCTGGCATAAGCCGCCAGTCGCGCGTTATTGGTGGTGATCATGCCGCCCGTACCGGTTGTCATGACTTTCGTGGGGTAGAAAGAAAAACACCCGGCATCGGCCAGGGCGCCGCCTTTGCGCTGGTCAATCATTGCTCCATGCGCGTGCGATACGTCTTCGAGCAGAAATAGTCCCTTCTTTTGACAGACTTCGTAGAGTTGATCAGTGTCCGGATAAATAAGTCCGGCAATATGCACTGCGATAATGCCGGCAGTACGGAAGTTAATCCTGCGTAGCACATCTTCTGTATCTAGACAGAAGGTCTCAGGGCTCATGTCTACTAAGATAGGAATGCCGCCTTCGTAGAGGATCGCTTTAATGACCGAGACAAAAGTATTGGTCGGCACAATGACCTCTCGGTCACGTACCGGGAAAAATCGCAGCACAATTTGCAAAGCCGTCGTGCAAGAGTTCACGGCGACAGCATGTTCAGTGCCGATATATCTGCGAAAAGTCTCTTCAAAATTTTGGGTGTTCTCTCCCAAAATTAATCGTCCAGAGCGGAGGATATGCTCAATCCGGCTCATCATAGCGATCATATCCTCTTCTTCGAAAAGAGGACGCGCTCCTGCGATCCTTTTGCCCAGCTCAGTGTGTTCTTGAGTATTCATCTCGGCGACCCTACTCCTACTCGCTTCGTTTTCCTCTGTAGTTCATGAACATTTCTCTGATACCGGCTTCGATAGTCATACCAGGATACCAGCCCAGTTCTCGTCCCGCCTTTGCGATAGAAAGCCATCGGCTAGGCGAAGGTTTGTTAGGGGGAAAAGGTACATGCTCTATGCTGACCTCGCACTCTAATTCAGTCTCTCCCAAGTAACGAACAATTTCAGCCAGCTTCCGGATAGATATGGGACATCCCCCTCCAATGTTGTAGACGAAGTTCGTTCTTGGTTTTTCTATAACAATCTCGAAAGCATGACACACATCTTCTATATGAACATAGTCAATAAGTTGCTCACCATCTCCGTATATCTGCAGGGGCATCCCTTCGTGGGCCGCCTGAATGAATCTGCCGACCACTCCGCTCGACAACGAAAAAAATCCACTCCCAGAGCCGTACACATTGGCTAATCTGAAAATTTGATACTGACCGGAATCGATAATTTCACGCTCAGATGTAGCCTTGAGAGCGCCGTAAAACTCATCCAGACGAGGTTCCATATCCTCGGTCAGTGGCATCGAACGCCCCTGATGATATGTGCCATACACTGCAATAGTCGAAGTAAAGATAAACCGTCCAACGTTATTCCGGCACACTTCGCGCAAAAGGAGATGGGCGCCGTAGACATGAGTCGAAAGTGCGCGCACGGGATCTGCGAAACAAACGGCCTCGCCACCGGTGCCGGCAAGGTCAATAACGGCATCCATCCCACGTATGGTCTCTCGTACAAGCTTTTCGTTGGTGATATCGCCATCGATAAATTCTTTAACTTCAGGAAGAATGCGACGCAGGTTGCTATAGCGGCTGCCATGGCCAAAGCAGATACACTCGTGTCTCTTCGCCAAGTGTTTAAGCAGCGCGCTACCAATAAAGCCCCCCCCTCCGACAATCAAGATCTTCATAGCTTCCTATGTTTCCCCTGTGTCACCATGTCAAATCGCCACATGATTCTCGCGAGCCCACCAGCGCAGAACAAGAAGAATCCATTATGGCTGCAAGCGCATCATCACTACCTTTGCAGTGTCATGAGGCGAAGACATGCGGTCTACTGAGATGATGATTCTTCCACCCTTTTATATGTGACTTATAGGCATCCAATAAAATGCCAACGCTGATCTGTATGGAAAATTTACTGACAATCTTCTCCCGCGCTTTCCGACCCATCTTCTCTCTGAGACCGTCATCCGACAACAATCTGATGACGGCATCAGCAACTGCCTGCGGGTTTTGTTGCACAACAAAACCGTCTATACCATCGTCCACGATCAGCCGAGCACCCTCTACAGAAGCAACGACAGGAGGCATGCCTCGCTCCATCGCCTCTAATAAGCTGTAATTACAGAACACGATATCCGCTGGAAGAACGAAAATAGAAGCCTGTTCATAATATTCCCACGGGTTTTCAGTGAAAGGTCTAATCTCCACACAACTGCTAATCCCCGCATCTCGAATCTTGCTCTCTAGCATCTTTTCATATTGGGGCATATTCATATACCTCTTCAGATAATTCAGATGTTTAGCCGAACCGACCAATAAAAATCTACTTTCTGGCACTTCTTCCAATATAGCGGGCACAGCATCGATTAATAATTCCAGCCTCCGCCACGGTTTGAAAGAGTTCAAAAACAAAACCACCTTTCCTTTCCTCTCCACCGACGAGTCCTCTTTAACCGGGATTCGGTTACTGCAAAATACGCACTTCGCCTTATCGGTGAGCCGATACTTTTCAACTGTCTCTTCCATATATAATTCTGTTAAGATAAGTACATCAGCTACACGATAAGCAAACCGGTTTACGATCTTTCTCAGTGGATGAAATTTTTCCCACTGATATAGCTCACCTATACACCAGACTACGAGCGGTACCCGACAAATAAAGCAGGCCAGCACATACAGAGGCTGTGCAATCAGATGGGTGTGATACATTTCGACATGCTTTGGTCTGTGAAAGACGATGACCGATAAAAAGTACACAATTTCAAGGACGATACTTTTAGGAACGATCTTTATATCGACCTTTAACCTGTGTTTAATTTTATTCGCCATTCCAATCTTATCTCTACTGTAGAGCAGACACCTGATACCTCGTTCAGTAAAGGCGTCGTAGAGATACCCACTCTTGTCTGTGATTTTATCCATCCCAACAACCAGTATATCAACGCGCTTACCCATTATCTCTCCTTATCGTCCTCTGATCGTAGCAAGGGTCATCTCTATCGCTTTTTGGGTTGTCATTTTAGGGACGTAGTTGAGTAGTGCTCGGGCTTTCTTTAAATCCGGAATCCTCCGCATAATATCCTTGTACCCTGTGCCGAATACGTCGGCAAACGGCATAAATTTCAACTGCAATTCGTTGCCGGTCTTGGCGATTTCATGGACCAAGCGCGCCGCATTGAGCACGCTCATCTCTTCGTCATTACCAATATTTATTATTTCGCCGACAGCGTTCTCATTTTCTATCGCCAAAATGGTGCCATCCACCAAATCACTCACGTACGCCATCGACCGGGTTTGGCTGCCATCTCCATGGATTATGACCTCCCTATTCTTCAAGATCGCGTCGATAAAAATGGGAAGGTGCCCACCGCTCCACAGAAAGGACGACCGCGGACTAAATCCGCCAAAATATCTGATGATCGCCATCGGCACGCTATAATCCTTATAATAGGCAAAGGCCAGTTGCTCACCATACAACTTGGAGACGGCGTAGCTCCATCTTTTGATCATGCTCGGACCGAGCAACAAATCGCTGTCTTCTCGGAGAGGGAGGTGTGGGAACATGCCATACACATCAGATGTCGAAGCAAAAATAACCTTGCATCCCCACATCTTTGCGGCATCAAAAATGTGTTCCGTCCCTTTGGCGTTGACCATCAATGTGGCCATCGCGGAATCTTTTTCGCCAATCTTTTTTACTGCCGCAAGGTGCACGACACAGTCAATGTCTTTGGTCAGGATTTTGATCGTGTCGAAATCAAGAATATCTACCCGATAGAATCGAAAATGATCATTGTCTAAATTGTGGCAGATATTTTCCACTTTGCCAAAGCTGAGGTTATCGACTCCAACCACAAAATATCCTCGTGCCAATAATTCATCGAGCAGATGCGAACCGATCATCCCAGCGACGCCGGTTACCAAAACGCGTTTCTTCATAGTGATCCTCTGAACCGAGCCAGTTATCAAGGACGGGGGGCACTCCCTAGCGGACACTGGTCCCTACAGGGAAATA encodes the following:
- a CDS encoding glycosyltransferase family 4 protein, whose amino-acid sequence is MKSRLKVAHLATVDLGLLFVWPQLRALQSEGFEVQALCGDGPWVSAFEDEGIKVHVISAKRQIALLADARLLWKLLSIMRREQYAIVHTHTPKMELIGQIAARLAGVPIVVYTNHGFIFRSQMSVLKQWLLVTLARIAGRISDHILSQSSEDIATALERRIYPPTRISYLGNGINLAQLDARRFAPDHVRLKKQEIGIREDHQVVGMVGRYVWEKGYREFFEAAKLVCEGQSRVSFLTIGMPLASERDPVDFGMLKQLGIDDHVVVLKSRRDMPELYSVMDIVVLPSYREGFPRTLMEAAAMSKPVVASDISGCREVVQDGHNGFLVPVKDSQALAEKIQHLLDDPELAAKFGQNGRRLAEERFDEAKVIERVRNCYQTLLRQKFPAL
- a CDS encoding glycosyltransferase family 4 protein, with the protein product MRLLFFIAEFYRLQGSQRSLLSLLRRLPERSVDPIVVFPGKGRCSEAYRSHGLNVIVLPAPDVLNVADKALLKVSPLETAKLLATQVLPFSRSLARLVNELKIDILHFNTPRSILLGGFSTVLSRRPSVLHVRGQMHVLGRIHRLVSQLIPSRMILVSEALRSHIYRVFRHKCQTIYTGISESDIPGGTGTKTNSVDLPFERNGRPIVCTSAAVCPFKGYHHLIEAAHILSQRGMESPIFLAIGEQTDESYYTYLQSLLKKYNLTNFHFLGWKDNMIDYYKCADIIILPSVETERQRINGREVEIKGNEGLPRVVLEAMFLGKPLIASRVAGTVEQIEDGRSGILVQPGNPEELAQAMEKLLHNAELKKEMGRQAKAVAQARFSNERMVTETVNLFHDLMPG
- a CDS encoding WbqC family protein; the encoded protein is MLVAIHQPEYLPWIGYFEKMIRAEVFVLLDDVQFSKGDFQNRTRIKGSSGPQWLSVPIIHKLPQKISEVGISETHWQQKHWKSIVSCYAKARYFPLYAQLFEALYRQPWEKLVDVNIAALDLTTQILGIEKKWILSSTVGVSGTRSDLVLNICKELKASAYYSGRTGSTYLKREDFRQAGIEVIVQNFIHPVYEQGFATEPAFIPNLSVIDLLFNSGPHSRDLLCP
- a CDS encoding DegT/DnrJ/EryC1/StrS family aminotransferase translates to MNTQEHTELGKRIAGARPLFEEEDMIAMMSRIEHILRSGRLILGENTQNFEETFRRYIGTEHAVAVNSCTTALQIVLRFFPVRDREVIVPTNTFVSVIKAILYEGGIPILVDMSPETFCLDTEDVLRRINFRTAGIIAVHIAGLIYPDTDQLYEVCQKKGLFLLEDVSHAHGAMIDQRKGGALADAGCFSFYPTKVMTTGTGGMITTNNARLAAYARSVRHHGQGESLEQVINFGNDWCMGELNAVLGIYQLQRLEANVGRRNQVAAWYKMELAGLDWVKIPQYPEAFRHAYYKFLVLLDEKISKKKLRHILLDRFQIEIGSLYDPPCHLQPVLQKHLGCHEGMFPKAERTLRQQICLPLHAAITRTEVERVVGALKQIIDQCRGE
- a CDS encoding NAD-dependent epimerase/dehydratase family protein, yielding MKILIVGGGGFIGSALLKHLAKRHECICFGHGSRYSNLRRILPEVKEFIDGDITNEKLVRETIRGMDAVIDLAGTGGEAVCFADPVRALSTHVYGAHLLLREVCRNNVGRFIFTSTIAVYGTYHQGRSMPLTEDMEPRLDEFYGALKATSEREIIDSGQYQIFRLANVYGSGSGFFSLSSGVVGRFIQAAHEGMPLQIYGDGEQLIDYVHIEDVCHAFEIVIEKPRTNFVYNIGGGCPISIRKLAEIVRYLGETELECEVSIEHVPFPPNKPSPSRWLSIAKAGRELGWYPGMTIEAGIREMFMNYRGKRSE
- a CDS encoding glycosyltransferase family 4 protein; protein product: MGKRVDILVVGMDKITDKSGYLYDAFTERGIRCLLYSRDKIGMANKIKHRLKVDIKIVPKSIVLEIVYFLSVIVFHRPKHVEMYHTHLIAQPLYVLACFICRVPLVVWCIGELYQWEKFHPLRKIVNRFAYRVADVLILTELYMEETVEKYRLTDKAKCVFCSNRIPVKEDSSVERKGKVVLFLNSFKPWRRLELLIDAVPAILEEVPESRFLLVGSAKHLNYLKRYMNMPQYEKMLESKIRDAGISSCVEIRPFTENPWEYYEQASIFVLPADIVFCNYSLLEAMERGMPPVVASVEGARLIVDDGIDGFVVQQNPQAVADAVIRLLSDDGLREKMGRKAREKIVSKFSIQISVGILLDAYKSHIKGWKNHHLSRPHVFAS
- a CDS encoding NAD-dependent epimerase/dehydratase family protein codes for the protein MKKRVLVTGVAGMIGSHLLDELLARGYFVVGVDNLSFGKVENICHNLDNDHFRFYRVDILDFDTIKILTKDIDCVVHLAAVKKIGEKDSAMATLMVNAKGTEHIFDAAKMWGCKVIFASTSDVYGMFPHLPLREDSDLLLGPSMIKRWSYAVSKLYGEQLAFAYYKDYSVPMAIIRYFGGFSPRSSFLWSGGHLPIFIDAILKNREVIIHGDGSQTRSMAYVSDLVDGTILAIENENAVGEIINIGNDEEMSVLNAARLVHEIAKTGNELQLKFMPFADVFGTGYKDIMRRIPDLKKARALLNYVPKMTTQKAIEMTLATIRGR